The sequence CTGAGAGCACGGTGCCACGACGGCGTGCGGCCGGGGCGGGAGGCAGGCGTGCGGCCGAGGAACGCTCCTCCCACGACGCGGGGAACGTACCGAATCCGCGAGAGCAAAACAGCGCAGGAAGTAACAAAACCAAGATGCCTGCCCTGCTTGCTCTCGCGCATGCCATGCAGATGCATCTCGTCGGCCAAGTCACATGTCCTTTGAAGTGGTAGTAGCAGTACACCAAAAAAGCCGCGGCGCTTTCCTTACTTTCCACCTCACGCAAAGAGAGACAAAAGAATTTCTAGCAGGCAGCAGTACAACTACACAAGCACGCTTCAGCTTTCGTATGGTTCCCTAACCCCCGACCCGCCCGACGCAAGCCGCCAAAACCTCACCTGCGCAGCCGCACGCACGGGCACGGGCACGCACCGCCCCCGGCCGGTCGCCACACCTCCGGTCCGGGGCCGGCCGCAGGGGATCCGCGGCCAAGCCTCGATGCCCGCGGCGGCATCTGCGGGCGGGGACGCAACCAATCCGCGCCGCACGTACCACCAGCCACAGCCAGAGAGCCAACAGGACCAACACACCCGCCTCGAGATTCCCGCGAAAGCAACATCCCTTCCGCGTCTCCTCCTCGCTCTCCGGCGCGGCTTCCGAGGCGGGCCGGCGTGGCCCCGGACGAAAGTAGggagcgccccccccccccccccccccccccccccccgccagtTACATATATAATTCCCACGCTGCCCATCACGTGACGCGCCGCCGACCGCGGAGTAGAGAGCCGAGACGGGAGGGCCAGCGCGCCGCCGCTTTATACTGATCTGTGTAATTCCGTGGCATCTCAGGGGGTAGTTTGGCATGAACGACGTCGACGGCGGAAAAGCTTTCTCCCGGCTGCAACGTGGGGTCCCGACCCACGCAGGCCTAGGCGATAGGGCCGTTACGCACGGCCGGGGTCCCCACGTGGCGCCCACCAGCTCGACCCGGGCCACCGCCGGGCGCCACCGCCGCCGGCTCGTGGCTCGCCCTCGCACGCTCCGGCGCGGATGGGCGGGAGACGGCGCACCCCCGCCAGCTCCGACACGCTGCGCACGCCGATGGCGCTCCTGGCGTTGCCGGAGTTCACGGCCGCGGAGCAGGAGTGGCGGCCGGCGTCGGTGACCAGGAACTCGGCGCGGACGAACATGAGGTCGGACGGTCGCAGGTCGCTCCACCGCTGCTGCGCCGCGGGGGCCGTCTCGCCCTTGCACCCGCCCGCGGTGCTCACCAGGATGCGGTGCCCGAACCGCCGGTCGAACGCCACCGGGTCTGGCTCTGCCACCACGGCCGCCGGCTCCACCAGCAGCACGCGGTCCTTCCGCACCTTGGCGCCGTCGAAGCAGCCGACGGCGACGCCGCCGTCGGCCGACCGCCGCGAGGCCGGGCCGACACGCCCAGGCGCGCGCACTGACCCCGTGGAGTGCCGGCCAGAGATCCTCCTACCGGACTGCGCGGGCGTTGGGGCTGGAGCTGGAGGCGGAGCCGGAGCCGGCTctttgcccgccgccgccgccgccgccgccttcgtCTCCGGTGGGTCAGGAGGGCCCGTGGTAGACGGCTTGGGCGGCTCCGGGAGGAGGAGGACGTCCTCCGGGTCGACGCGGGAGCGGCAGAGCGGGCAGGTGGAGTGCGCGTCGAGCCACGTGTCCACGCACTCGACGTGGAAGCCGTGGCGGCACTTGGGCAGGAGGCGGAGCGCCTCCGTGGGCTCGAACCGGCCGAGGCAGACGGCGCACTCGAGGCCTTCCTTCTGCCCGCGCAGCGCGCCGAAGCGGAAGACGGGGAGGGACTCCACGACGGCGCGGTCGACGCCGGAGTTCCTCCGGTCCCCGCCCGCGCCGTTGCCGGAGGACCCGAACCCACCGCCCGAGCCGGCGCTCCCGTAGGGCCCCGACGACTCCGCAGCGCTGCGCTTGCAGTGCTTGGCGTAGAGAAGGAGCAGGAACGTGATGGAGAAGACGCTGGTGAGGATGCCGACGACGACGGCCACCCCGGGGCGGAACGGCGTGgccgaggagggcggcggcgacggcagcggcgACTCGATCGCGCCGTCGTAGTCCGACAGCAGGAGCCGCCGCGCCGGCTCCATCGCCTCCTCTCGCAGCAGCAGGCGATCGGTCGAGGCCGTGACCGACACAGGAGCCAGTGAGCCACACCACAAGCGCTGCTGCTGCCGGGTGCGGGTGGCGCTGCCGATGCTGCCACCACAAGCGTTCGCGATTTGTAACCAAGAGGTAGTAGGGGTAGTAATAATAGCGGTGGAGACTAGGAGTGAAGCAGCAGCAGGCTAGGCTAGGCTACTAGCCCCAGAAGTGGGCGCGGTGAGCCGATCTCCCGGCGATGGGGCCTCGTGGCGGGGAGACGAGGCCGTGGGGGCCTCGGTTGGTGGGGTCCAGGTCAGCTGCGCTGCTCCGCCGGTGAGGCCACCCGCGTGCGGCTTGTCGCCGAGTGATGAATCGAGCTGAGCTGATGAACGAGTGGCATCAGTACAGTGGAGTACAGTACACAGGGACACTGACAGTTTAGTTGTGGCTCGGTGGGGCCATGTGTCAGACGAGGAACTTAAtagtttatttaatttatttttttCTGAATAATAAATAGGAAGAGCGCAGCAGCTGCATATGTAGCGATGAGAATATCTTTGTCGTATGTTAATTCGTCTTTCCTTTTGGATTCGGAGCGAATAATAATACTTGGATGAGGATGAAAAATGGATTTTTCTATAGTCGACGGTGTAAAATAGGGGATGTGTAACTCTAGATGACACTTTAcaaagtgaagtttaaaatatgaatGAGATAAGAAATCGCATACGAGGCTACTAGAGTCGACCTCAGACTTAAATGTGGATATAGAGATGGATGCATATTAAAATAGTCAAGTGTGTATACATAGAAAAATTTATATTATCAAAATTTAGATCTTTTTTGGTAGGGCTCTTTCAAATGCTCCTTCAAtaatttttttgaaaaaaaatctCTAAATGAGAGGCTCTTCTATTGACTTCTTCGTAAAAATAAGGAGAAGCTGCCCTAGAAACGGAGCGAAGCTGGAAGCCTGGGACTGCTGGAACTAAAAAAGGGACTTCTTCGACTCTAtttataaaattaggagaataatGTTTCCAACTAAATAGTCTCTTTGGAGTAAGATGTTTTTTTCAAGAAAAAGTAAGAGCCATAGCTAAAGTTGTTGATGCAAGATCCTATCAAATAGACCCTTAGTCAACACTAACAAGTAGTCGGCAAAAATCTtaatagtgtgtttggtttgaggattgAGCTAGCGCaatatcttctcactcctcacttttttcgtTTGGTTTATtaaatagaatgagttgatccatcaccacttcattcctcatagttagttaatATTAATACGAGAAATGAGGTCATTCCACTAAATTTAAGGATTGAACACATGATGCACCACTTCATTTTTTATGAGTGATTCCTCATATCACATCAACATAATTAACATTTAAAAAGTTATCCCCACTCATAAATGCAAAGTAAGCCAGATCTCAATCTCAAATTTATAATGTCACACGGTCACgtcataaaaccaaaaaaaaatccCAGCTAACAAACTCTTTTTTTGTTATTATCATGAATTACTCTTAAGTTTTAGTGGACGAAGATAACCTATCGCTTATCCTATACTAAACGTCAACTAATCTGCATAAAATAAAATTTACAGATCGTTCTATATTCGGACCTACATTCACACACAAACAATCGGAATTGGATCGTCTATATACGAAAGCAAAAAAATCAATATCCGTCCCACTTgccgctcagccgcctgggctggGGAGCAGAGAGACAAGGATCCCTGTTTCAAGCGACTAATCTACTCCGTCTTGGCACGCATTTACCTAGGTGGGAGGTTACTTTTTGGACAGCCCGTCAAAACAAATCGCTCGGGGCGAGGCGAAGGGGGGCCAAGATGTTAACCCCCCACCGCTTTTTAAAACTGGCTCTCGCAGCATGGCGCGCCTGAGATCGAACGGAGCTCGTGCGCGCGCCTGCGCAGCGAGGGAATGAATGCCCCCGTCCCAGGAAAAAAAACGATCAGAGCAGTGGGCAGGGCGTGGCTCGTGTCGTGGGCGCGATTAGCGCTTCAGCCGCTGCCCGCTGACACTGCTTCGGCGGGCAGGCACGGCCTGGCCCGCATGGCGGTCATGGCAGAGCagatggtgcgagtggcggtgctccGTTCCGCGTGTCATCCATCCATGTACGCCCTGCCATCCCCCCCTGCTCTGCGAATTTTAAATGTTTCCTGccaaaaataataataattttgGTAGGGCGCCCCGTCCGGCCGTCCCCGTGCGGGTGCGGTGGCAGGCAACCCGCAGCCTCAGGCCCTCAGCCTAGGATTGGCTGCAGGACCGGTGCCGCATTTCCCGTTCTCAGCTTGTTCGCTTGCAAAAGGATTAGGGCAGCCGCAATGGCAGCAATGGTACACTGTCACCTGTTTATAAAAATTCATGTCAACGTCTATCTTATATAGTAACAAATTAAATGAAGACGGAGTGCAGCTAGCTATGAACTTGCGGTAAGCACGCAGAAACCGAGATGCTGTAAAGAGTGAATAAAGTATTAAAAACACCTATAGATATCCACTATACATACAAAATTGCAAAGTATTTACATTAGTACAATATATAGATGACATGGATATTGCTATACAGGGTGTGCTATCTATCCTATTGTGTCTGCCCTTAGAGAGGACTGAGAGGAATTAAATCCAAttctaggttaccctagttttgttcaccctacaccttgcaaacaaatgagctATTGTGTAGGCTTGCTATTGttctacctagttttgggattaatattatatcTAAATTATGATAATGCTACATTTTTATtgtggtttaattattgttcgtgataagattattgtgttaattggaatatggagcgACCTATCGagaaaacaatgctaccacaagggtagaatGAAACGTACTTGGCTCATTAATTAGGAAAACTAGTGTAACTTAATTCTTTcccaaaaggggcaagcggggtggAGGAGTGCAGGTATACGGAGGTCCTCGGGTCATACTGTCTGTATAGCTTCtcggatgagggattcctatgtCGCCTTCGGCCCGAAATTcgtagctagtggaactttggaaaggcctcgcagTGGATCCTTAGCCATTTACCTTGGGTGTCTAAgggtcttgcaaaccctggctaaaCGGGAAACAcgtcttatgggtaaagatgtgcaacctctgcagagtgtaaaattggtatgtcggtcgtgctcacggtcaagagcggatcgaaccctcacatgagtaatgtatgaaattaaacttaatgtgtcatttgcattgcattatataattattattaattatgatcaattatttaattgtgttggtatctacttatacttaataattgttaataaaattttgaccaacttattaaaagtaaTACTCAGTTGTCACGAAACCTCCCGAGATATCAGGCCCACCTACATATGTCCTTGTCCTGAAGACCTCAGGCAGTCGTGCATGTGCACCTAATGGCTCGACAGGTCCGGTTTCCTATATCTCCTTCACATCGCCCAAGAGCGTCCATCCCATATCGCAGACATTACACACCATCAGTGTAAAGCGGAAAgggttacaataacttaatttacattcataagtaCAATATAGAAAGAGTCATTATTACATAACCGGGTTCGAgtgcttaaacttattacatagcgggaaGGCAAACACCTTCCATAGATAGTTCTTAGTTTTCTTCTTCCTGCTTTGGGACTACCTTGGAGcagaagtgtcggggaccataattaggggtaccctcaaggctcctaattctcagctggtaacccccatcagcataaagctgcaaaggcctgatgggtgcgattaagtcagggatcagtccattcgagggactcgatcacgccttgcccgagcctagccttggacaagggcagccgaccccagaggatctccgtctcgtccgaggcccccctccagcggcgaacatatttctggctcgcccgaggccctgtcttcgccaagaagcaaccctgaccaaatcgccgcaccgaccgaccaaatcgcaggagcatttaatgcaaaggtggcctgacacctttatcctgacaagcgcccttcagccgacagagccgaagtgaccgccgtcacttcgccgctccactgaccggcctgacaaaaagacagcgccgcctgcgccgctccgactgcggtgccacttgacagagtgaggctgacaggcagtcaggcccggccgcaggcaccataggaagctccgctccgcccgacccagggctcggactcgggctaagccccggaagacggcgaactccgctccgcccgacccagggctcagactcgggctaagccccggaagacggcgaactccgctccgcccgacccagggctcggactcgggctaagtcccggaagacggcgaactccgctccgcctgacccagggctcggactcgggctaagtcccggaagacgacgaactccgctccgcccgacccagggctcggacttgggctaagcctcggaagacagcgaacttcgctccgcccgacccagggctcggactcgggctaagtcccagaagacgacgaactccgctccgcccgacccagggctcggactcgggctaagtcccgaaagacgacgaactccgctccgcccgatcccagggctcggactccaccctggcctcagccgacggtctccgcctcgcccgaaccaggggctcggactcgacctcagccacggaagacagactcgacctcggcttcggaggagcttccacatcgcccaacctagggcgcagaccagccacgtcaacaggaggcaccatcatcaccctaccccgagctgactcgggccacggggaacaagactggcgtcccatctggctcgctccgccagataggcaatgatggcgccccgcatactctgtgacgacggcggctctcatcccccttacggaagcaagaggacgtcagcaaggactcaacagctccgacagctgtccctccgccaggctccagcactcctccgacggccacgacatcacaccagctgggtgccaaaatctctccggctgccacaacgacatgtacttagggcgctagctctcctccgctagacgcgtagcactctgctacacccccattgtacacctggatcctctccttacgcctataaaaggaaggaccagggccctcttagagagggttggccgcgcggggacgaggacgagacaggcgctcgcttgaagccgctcgctccctctcccgcgtggacgcttgtaaccccctactgcaagcgcacccgacctgggcgcgggacgaacataaaggccgcgggatttccacctct is a genomic window of Zea mays cultivar B73 chromosome 5, Zm-B73-REFERENCE-NAM-5.0, whole genome shotgun sequence containing:
- the LOC103626372 gene encoding RING-H2 finger protein ATL43; translated protein: MEPARRLLLSDYDGAIESPLPSPPPSSATPFRPGVAVVVGILTSVFSITFLLLLYAKHCKRSAAESSGPYGSAGSGGGFGSSGNGAGGDRRNSGVDRAVVESLPVFRFGALRGQKEGLECAVCLGRFEPTEALRLLPKCRHGFHVECVDTWLDAHSTCPLCRSRVDPEDVLLLPEPPKPSTTGPPDPPETKAAAAAAAGKEPAPAPPPAPAPTPAQSGRRISGRHSTGSVRAPGRVGPASRRSADGGVAVGCFDGAKVRKDRVLLVEPAAVVAEPDPVAFDRRFGHRILVSTAGGCKGETAPAAQQRWSDLRPSDLMFVRAEFLVTDAGRHSCSAAVNSGNARSAIGVRSVSELAGVRRLPPIRAGACEGEPRAGGGGARRWPGSSWWAPRGDPGRA